The following are encoded in a window of Candidatus Nitrosotalea sinensis genomic DNA:
- a CDS encoding DNA replication complex subunit Gins51 produces MSETKKIDVNSLYATLLREIENDTVQEVDPKLYHNIAEFLGNIKNHDYDGIESKITESLVKMINEMTTLLLKIRIEKATSLDDIDYSNLLDEERFVLDSEDEMRQRKDTVLSATLNGRLKLLETVGENHRARSIVVRFLKPIDQIMGTDLQSYGPFDAEDVATLPFENALSLISKKVAIKVSWED; encoded by the coding sequence TTCTTCGTGAAATAGAGAACGATACGGTTCAAGAGGTAGATCCTAAACTATATCATAACATTGCAGAATTTCTCGGCAACATCAAGAATCATGATTATGATGGAATTGAATCAAAAATTACTGAATCACTTGTAAAAATGATAAATGAAATGACTACATTGCTTTTGAAAATAAGAATTGAAAAAGCTACATCTCTAGATGATATTGACTATTCTAATCTTCTTGATGAGGAAAGATTTGTTCTAGACTCTGAAGATGAGATGAGACAAAGAAAAGATACAGTTCTATCTGCCACATTAAATGGAAGATTGAAACTTCTTGAGACAGTGGGAGAAAACCATAGGGCACGATCAATTGTTGTACGATTTCTCAAGCCCATAGATCAGATAATGGGAACTGATCTGCAATCATATGGACCATTTGACGCAGAAGATGTTGCTACGCTACCATTTGAAAATGCTCTCTCTCTGATTAGTAAAAAAGTGGCAATAAAGGTAAGCTGGGAAGACTAG
- a CDS encoding cation diffusion facilitator family transporter codes for MSVQDIKTNALKISLAVILSAFAVEFLIGVYSNSLALVTDSVHAILDSIVTMVLLVATKWSTKPPDREHTYGHGKIETMGSFVAGIIILVISLFFVYESISRFYEPKPEVLPGVLAIIAAVYALGSIFFRILVLKRALKKTDGSSLRVDLYHALMDMGATSVALVGIVFVMIGFYQGDYVAALILGGLLAVLSLKLIHQSGLELTDAVPVSMVKKVQDIVNNTAGVMKTESVQIRRSGSDIFTEITISLSAASSFEEAHKISANVEKNIKKAIANSNVTVHFEPTWKDVPADYMINKIASSVQGVRGIHNVSAFSSDNGIFISLHVMVDRNMSLEDAHGVSDEIEDQIKKSVSNINHITIHLEPYVSIPQSIPVEDITIEEQVKEIIKKYPKVKKIGRVITLHLQDIFKVDIDCSFEKNLTIEEVHDIVSDMESQIKNQIKNAVITIHPEPI; via the coding sequence TTGAGTGTCCAGGACATAAAGACAAATGCGTTAAAAATTTCACTTGCGGTTATACTTTCTGCATTTGCAGTAGAATTTTTGATAGGAGTTTATTCTAACAGTCTTGCACTTGTCACAGACAGTGTACATGCCATACTTGATTCCATTGTAACCATGGTCTTGCTTGTAGCTACCAAGTGGTCTACCAAGCCACCGGACAGAGAACACACTTATGGCCATGGAAAGATTGAGACGATGGGTAGCTTTGTTGCAGGAATTATAATTCTTGTAATATCATTATTTTTTGTCTACGAATCCATTTCAAGATTCTACGAGCCAAAGCCAGAAGTTTTGCCAGGAGTTTTAGCAATTATAGCCGCAGTATACGCACTAGGGTCCATCTTCTTTAGGATACTAGTGCTCAAAAGGGCTCTTAAAAAAACAGATGGCTCTTCACTAAGAGTAGACCTGTACCATGCCCTCATGGACATGGGAGCAACCAGTGTAGCATTGGTTGGAATTGTATTTGTCATGATAGGATTCTACCAAGGTGACTATGTTGCAGCGTTAATCCTAGGAGGTTTGCTTGCAGTACTAAGCCTGAAGCTTATCCATCAAAGCGGCCTTGAGTTGACTGATGCCGTACCTGTAAGCATGGTAAAAAAAGTACAAGACATAGTCAATAACACTGCAGGTGTAATGAAAACAGAGTCAGTTCAGATACGCAGATCTGGTAGCGATATATTCACAGAGATTACCATATCACTTTCTGCCGCGTCAAGTTTTGAAGAAGCTCACAAAATTAGTGCCAATGTAGAAAAAAATATCAAAAAGGCAATTGCAAATTCGAATGTAACTGTACACTTTGAGCCAACATGGAAAGATGTTCCCGCCGATTACATGATAAACAAAATTGCATCTTCAGTACAGGGTGTGCGCGGCATTCACAATGTAAGTGCATTTTCGTCAGACAATGGAATATTCATAAGCTTGCACGTGATGGTTGACAGAAACATGTCGCTTGAAGATGCACATGGGGTATCAGATGAGATAGAGGACCAAATAAAAAAATCAGTTTCGAACATAAATCACATAACTATTCACTTGGAACCATATGTCTCAATTCCCCAAAGCATTCCGGTAGAAGACATTACAATAGAAGAACAAGTTAAAGAAATCATAAAGAAATATCCAAAAGTGAAGAAAATTGGCCGAGTGATTACATTACATCTACAAGACATATTCAAAGTTGATATTGATTGTTCTTTTGAAAAAAATCTTACCATTGAGGAAGTGCATGACATAGTATCAGACATGGAAAGCCAAATTAAAAATCAAATAAAAAATGCGGTAATTACCATACATCCAGAGCCTATCTAG
- a CDS encoding NAD(P)/FAD-dependent oxidoreductase, translating to MRPINIVILGGGFGGLAAANELRENLTQDTRITIIDKKDWFMMDLVKLWIINGTRNFESSKRSLENVTKKGIEFVNEAVLKIDPTNKAVRTKYRQFHYDYLIIALGVELAPEQIPGLKENGFILYDINDVPKIRDTIRNMKSGKIVMAITGLPYKCPPAPFEAALLIRSVLEETGASDAVQMDFYSPTPITLPAGGPKVSEDILQILESKKIKFHGNHKTVSVEPNKIKFENGETNFDILISVPPHKIPSVVIESGFAEIGKFVSVDKTCKTNYDRVYAIGDVNQIMVTDKIAVPKAGIFAETEGITVARNIISQIKHELEHDKFDGKGGCFLETGKRIAGYIQVDMFATPDPLTELKSATPEHFAEKEKFEQDRLKKWL from the coding sequence TTGAGACCGATAAACATTGTAATTTTGGGCGGGGGATTTGGTGGTCTTGCTGCTGCAAATGAATTGCGCGAAAATCTCACACAAGATACAAGAATTACAATTATTGACAAAAAAGATTGGTTCATGATGGACCTTGTCAAGTTATGGATAATCAACGGCACAAGAAATTTCGAATCTTCAAAAAGATCCTTGGAAAATGTAACAAAAAAAGGAATTGAATTTGTAAATGAAGCTGTATTGAAAATAGATCCTACAAACAAGGCAGTTAGAACAAAATACAGACAATTTCATTACGATTATCTCATCATTGCACTTGGGGTAGAGCTTGCACCTGAACAGATCCCAGGCCTTAAGGAAAATGGCTTTATTCTTTATGATATCAATGATGTTCCAAAAATACGTGACACAATAAGAAATATGAAATCAGGTAAGATTGTGATGGCAATCACAGGTCTGCCGTACAAATGCCCTCCTGCACCATTTGAGGCAGCTCTTTTGATAAGGTCAGTACTTGAAGAGACTGGTGCTAGTGATGCAGTTCAAATGGATTTTTACAGCCCCACCCCTATAACACTTCCAGCAGGCGGTCCAAAAGTTAGCGAAGATATACTGCAAATACTGGAATCTAAAAAGATAAAATTTCATGGAAACCACAAAACAGTTTCCGTAGAACCAAACAAGATAAAATTTGAAAATGGTGAAACCAATTTTGATATACTGATTTCTGTTCCTCCACACAAGATTCCTTCAGTTGTTATCGAATCTGGTTTTGCAGAAATTGGCAAGTTTGTGTCAGTAGATAAGACATGCAAAACAAACTATGACCGAGTCTATGCAATTGGAGATGTAAATCAGATAATGGTAACTGATAAAATTGCTGTACCAAAAGCAGGAATTTTTGCAGAGACAGAAGGAATAACTGTTGCAAGAAATATCATCTCACAAATAAAACACGAACTAGAGCATGATAAATTTGATGGCAAGGGAGGATGTTTTCTTGAAACTGGCAAGAGAATAGCAGGATACATTCAGGTTGACATGTTTGCAACGCCTGATCCTCTTACTGAATTAAAATCTGCAACACCGGAACATTTTGCAGAAAAAGAAAAGTTTGAGCAAGATCGATTGAAAAAGTGGCTTTAG
- a CDS encoding SDR family oxidoreductase, which yields MIKDQVAVITGASSGIGYATALAIAKAGAKVAIGARRSEKLEHLKKEIEKIGGECISVSCDVTKRSDCENLVNAAIKKWNKIDILVNNAGLMPLSFVKNLKIDEWEQMIDVNIKGVMYCTSAAIPHMIKQNSGHIVNISSIAGRVVFPAGSVYCATKFAVWAFSEGLRQELSVRNNIRVTTIEPGIVDTELTNTITDKSLESFVKHSKTIQSLKAEDIANSIIFALQSPPHMNVNEITIRPTTQEK from the coding sequence ATGATAAAAGATCAAGTAGCTGTAATAACTGGTGCCAGCAGCGGAATTGGATATGCCACTGCACTTGCAATAGCAAAGGCAGGCGCAAAGGTTGCAATTGGTGCACGAAGATCTGAAAAACTAGAACATCTCAAAAAAGAAATTGAAAAAATTGGTGGAGAATGCATTTCAGTATCATGTGATGTTACAAAACGTAGTGATTGTGAAAATTTAGTAAATGCTGCAATAAAAAAATGGAACAAAATAGACATATTGGTAAATAATGCCGGCCTGATGCCGTTAAGCTTTGTGAAAAATCTAAAGATAGACGAATGGGAACAAATGATTGATGTAAACATCAAGGGTGTAATGTACTGTACATCTGCCGCAATTCCTCACATGATAAAACAGAATTCTGGTCATATAGTAAATATTTCATCAATTGCAGGAAGAGTTGTCTTTCCTGCTGGCAGTGTTTACTGTGCAACCAAGTTTGCAGTATGGGCATTTAGTGAAGGTCTTAGACAAGAATTATCTGTCAGAAATAATATTCGAGTAACAACAATAGAACCTGGCATTGTAGATACAGAACTCACAAATACCATCACTGACAAGTCTCTTGAATCATTTGTAAAACACTCTAAAACAATTCAATCTCTCAAGGCTGAAGACATTGCAAATTCAATAATCTTTGCACTCCAGTCTCCGCCTCACATGAATGTAAATGAGATCACTATAAGACCGACTACACAAGAAAAATAG
- a CDS encoding AN1-type zinc finger domain-containing protein — protein MEQFDCAYCGEKQDLPFECSYCKDKFCAEHRLPEAHRCVKLFQIRSKKFGEKKIQRTKGIGRQSFIKRIFGRF, from the coding sequence ATGGAACAGTTTGACTGTGCTTATTGTGGTGAAAAGCAAGACTTGCCTTTTGAGTGTAGTTATTGCAAAGACAAGTTTTGTGCAGAACATAGACTTCCAGAGGCCCATCGATGTGTCAAGTTGTTTCAAATACGATCAAAAAAGTTTGGAGAGAAAAAGATCCAAAGAACAAAAGGGATCGGAAGGCAAAGTTTCATCAAGAGAATTTTTGGAAGATTTTAA
- a CDS encoding SHOCT domain-containing protein, translating to MFEELIKQAEKLLDMNVGDNLRLTSIIERLKKGNDLYLSDQKYLDDLISKYLFLTEELDEQASNIQTSHSNDDAISILRERLARGEITIDEFNTLQKTLDASESEKSKDMLKEITEKLNKVQEEQNVQETIQSEGLNQNTALVLSLVLGLIGLQGIGHIYAGKIGTGIAYLIFSLILFASGWSLVLSPGGVLAPIGYFIFLVYLMMFIFQIIGARRACYEYNLEIYRKSKYSINKSADSNKLTSSKKKRF from the coding sequence TTGTTTGAAGAATTGATTAAGCAAGCAGAGAAGCTTTTAGATATGAATGTAGGAGATAATTTGAGATTAACTAGCATTATTGAGAGATTGAAAAAAGGAAATGATTTGTATTTATCCGATCAGAAATATCTAGATGATTTAATTTCAAAGTATCTCTTCCTCACAGAGGAACTAGATGAACAGGCCTCTAATATACAAACATCTCATTCGAATGATGATGCTATTTCAATTCTGAGAGAGAGACTTGCAAGAGGAGAGATAACAATAGATGAGTTTAACACATTACAAAAAACACTTGATGCAAGTGAATCTGAAAAATCCAAAGATATGCTAAAAGAAATTACAGAGAAATTAAACAAGGTGCAAGAGGAGCAAAATGTTCAAGAAACAATTCAAAGCGAAGGGTTGAATCAGAATACCGCATTAGTTCTTTCTCTTGTCTTAGGGTTAATTGGACTTCAAGGAATAGGCCACATTTATGCAGGAAAAATTGGAACTGGTATTGCATATCTAATATTCTCACTAATTCTATTTGCATCTGGTTGGTCATTAGTATTATCACCGGGAGGAGTATTGGCGCCTATTGGATATTTCATTTTTTTGGTATATCTTATGATGTTCATCTTCCAAATTATTGGAGCTCGTAGAGCATGTTATGAATATAATTTAGAAATATATAGAAAATCAAAATATTCAATTAATAAATCGGCAGATTCTAACAAGTTGACATCATCAAAAAAGAAAAGGTTTTGA
- a CDS encoding DNA-3-methyladenine glycosylase family protein translates to MKKDDPISFLRKDQALATIIDRVGEYKLKKKNHHFAVLVESIISQQLATSAADAIFKRFKELYPSFPTASEVLATRKSKLRKIGLSGMKIEYLKDLARHVDEGILDMSSLSKMSNEEVISQLTQVKGIGRWTAEMFLIFSLGRQDIFPVGDLGLRKGVQLLFSLPETPKPSEIEEIGQGWRPYRTVATWYLWKSLQKFDNV, encoded by the coding sequence ATGAAAAAAGACGATCCAATATCATTTCTAAGAAAGGACCAAGCATTGGCAACCATAATTGACAGAGTGGGTGAATACAAGCTAAAGAAAAAAAATCACCACTTTGCAGTACTGGTAGAATCAATAATTTCTCAACAGCTTGCAACAAGCGCAGCAGATGCAATCTTTAAGAGATTCAAGGAACTTTATCCTAGTTTTCCAACTGCATCGGAGGTTCTTGCCACAAGAAAATCAAAGCTTCGCAAAATTGGCCTTTCAGGTATGAAGATAGAGTACCTAAAAGATCTGGCAAGACATGTAGACGAAGGAATACTGGACATGAGTTCACTTTCAAAGATGAGTAATGAGGAAGTAATATCCCAGCTTACCCAAGTAAAGGGAATAGGCAGGTGGACTGCAGAGATGTTTCTTATCTTCTCACTTGGAAGACAAGATATCTTTCCTGTAGGTGATCTTGGGCTGAGAAAAGGCGTCCAGTTGTTGTTTTCATTGCCTGAGACTCCAAAACCAAGTGAGATTGAAGAGATCGGCCAGGGATGGAGACCCTATAGGACTGTTGCCACTTGGTATCTTTGGAAGAGTCTGCAAAAATTTGATAATGTTTGA
- a CDS encoding helicase C-terminal domain-containing protein, whose protein sequence is MTTVLEHFPEEFKPREIQKEILQGIEQKIKSGYKTIILSAPTGVGKSLIAATLARYYGSSFIVTASKQLQDQYSKDLKFLMPVKGKSNFACLRLMEQESIALSDTKSAIQRNLTCEKGLCEETTMKDGKKIRDVCRFKPKLGEPEAVTGDLCHYYSQKYRALTSPHSIWNYASYFQLMKFNRKSYSEYVTKPIAIFDEAHKIEDQIIQFIGVDIYNIYLNECGINPNAYDLTEIGMIVQLLDDLARSYSDQLRKLQESRSFALNPDYVLLAKLESRYEKVANAHAEMYSNKNNFVVNDPFKDERGNFRSVSIKPLDISKYVKTFFDIEHQIFMSATIDKDSFCENAGLEPSKVGFVDTPRSPFPPDKRRINFLNTRKLSYSSSKDDELAVIKKIDDILSQHDSERGLILTSSEKRCADIKNNLSEKNRRRIRICHSRNENGMTQDEVLQEHSRDENGVLLSSSLWEGVDLKDDLSRFQIIAKVPYPNLSEKRTKIKMQKFPLWYKSQTLTKLLQGFGRSIRNEEDWAVTYVLDSAASDLLLLSKSMIPKSYHDVLGFPRYQP, encoded by the coding sequence ATGACTACTGTCCTAGAACACTTTCCAGAGGAATTCAAACCAAGAGAGATACAAAAGGAGATACTGCAAGGAATAGAACAAAAGATCAAATCAGGATACAAAACAATCATACTTTCTGCTCCTACGGGTGTTGGCAAGTCATTGATTGCAGCAACACTTGCACGATATTATGGTAGCTCATTCATAGTCACAGCATCAAAACAACTACAGGACCAGTACTCTAAGGACCTAAAATTTCTCATGCCTGTAAAGGGCAAGTCAAATTTCGCTTGCCTGAGATTGATGGAGCAGGAATCAATTGCCCTGTCAGATACAAAAAGTGCAATCCAGAGGAACCTTACATGTGAGAAAGGTCTATGCGAGGAGACAACCATGAAGGACGGAAAAAAGATCAGAGATGTATGCAGGTTCAAACCAAAACTTGGAGAACCGGAAGCTGTTACAGGTGACCTTTGCCATTATTATTCCCAAAAATATCGTGCATTGACATCACCACACTCCATCTGGAATTATGCATCATATTTTCAGTTAATGAAATTCAACAGAAAGTCATATTCTGAATATGTTACAAAACCAATAGCAATATTTGATGAGGCACATAAGATAGAGGACCAGATTATACAATTCATAGGAGTAGACATTTACAACATCTATCTTAACGAGTGTGGCATAAATCCAAATGCATATGATTTGACTGAAATTGGCATGATAGTGCAATTACTTGATGATTTGGCGAGATCATATTCAGACCAGCTACGCAAGTTGCAAGAAAGCAGATCGTTTGCACTAAATCCTGATTATGTCTTGCTTGCAAAACTAGAATCAAGATATGAAAAGGTAGCAAATGCTCATGCAGAAATGTACTCTAACAAAAATAATTTTGTGGTAAACGATCCATTCAAAGATGAAAGAGGAAATTTCAGATCAGTTTCCATCAAGCCTCTTGACATTTCCAAGTATGTCAAGACTTTCTTTGACATAGAGCACCAGATTTTCATGTCTGCTACCATAGACAAAGACAGTTTTTGTGAGAACGCTGGACTTGAACCATCAAAAGTTGGATTTGTAGACACCCCCAGATCTCCATTTCCTCCAGACAAGAGAAGAATCAATTTCCTAAATACAAGAAAACTAAGCTATTCATCTAGCAAAGACGATGAACTTGCAGTCATAAAAAAAATTGATGACATATTATCTCAGCATGACTCTGAGAGAGGCCTGATACTTACTTCTTCAGAAAAGAGATGTGCTGATATCAAAAACAATCTTTCTGAGAAAAATAGACGCAGAATAAGAATATGCCACAGTAGAAATGAGAACGGTATGACACAAGATGAGGTACTGCAGGAACATTCTCGCGATGAGAATGGTGTTTTGCTTTCATCATCATTGTGGGAAGGAGTAGATCTCAAAGATGATCTGTCAAGGTTTCAGATAATAGCCAAAGTGCCATATCCAAACTTGAGTGAAAAACGAACTAAAATCAAGATGCAAAAGTTTCCCTTGTGGTACAAATCACAGACATTAACAAAATTGCTTCAAGGATTTGGCAGATCTATTAGAAACGAAGAGGATTGGGCAGTAACATATGTTCTTGATTCAGCTGCAAGCGACTTGCTGCTCCTGTCAAAATCAATGATTCCAAAATCATATCATGATGTATTGGGATTTCCAAGATACCAACCATGA
- a CDS encoding RIO1 family regulatory kinase/ATPase domain-containing protein: protein MNSSLVPASKLVREPYSLILGYPKATKGELAKRHAELKKLGISGILFEGPTMLGKIHVLGKGYVGVVVIAKLGKKYVALKIRRTDSSRPEMKSEARLLKIANKAGVGPKFVSTSRNFMVMEYIQGQKITDWVRDLKGKGSAAKLRSVIKNVLEDCHTLDTIHLDHGELSYIHKHVIVGKSPCIIDFESSSTNRRTSNVTAATQSIFIGSALSSIVKNIIKIPDKKKMIGPLKKYKHDQSRENFEDILDMLGLDKN, encoded by the coding sequence ATGAACTCATCTTTGGTTCCAGCAAGTAAGCTTGTCAGAGAGCCATACTCTCTCATACTAGGGTACCCAAAGGCTACAAAGGGAGAACTTGCAAAAAGACATGCAGAACTGAAAAAACTCGGTATTTCTGGAATTTTGTTTGAGGGACCAACAATGCTTGGTAAAATTCATGTCTTGGGCAAGGGATACGTGGGAGTTGTAGTTATAGCAAAACTTGGCAAAAAATATGTTGCATTAAAGATTCGCAGGACAGATTCCAGCAGACCTGAGATGAAAAGCGAAGCAAGGCTGCTAAAGATTGCAAACAAGGCAGGAGTTGGCCCAAAATTTGTGTCAACAAGTAGAAATTTCATGGTTATGGAGTACATTCAAGGTCAAAAGATAACTGATTGGGTAAGAGACCTAAAGGGCAAGGGAAGTGCTGCAAAACTAAGATCTGTCATAAAAAATGTACTGGAGGATTGTCACACATTGGATACTATTCATCTTGATCATGGAGAGCTGAGTTACATCCACAAGCATGTCATTGTTGGAAAGTCCCCATGCATAATTGATTTTGAGAGCTCCAGTACAAACAGGAGAACCTCCAATGTTACTGCTGCAACCCAGTCAATATTCATAGGATCTGCTCTTTCAAGTATTGTCAAAAACATCATCAAGATACCAGACAAGAAGAAAATGATAGGCCCTCTCAAGAAATATAAGCATGATCAGTCACGGGAAAACTTTGAAGACATACTAGACATGTTGGGGCTGGACAAGAATTGA